A stretch of the Filimonas lacunae genome encodes the following:
- a CDS encoding TonB-dependent receptor plug domain-containing protein yields MALPIRWPIALLFASLASSKARTQTPKTDSTQTQELESVVVSASRKTENKLQAPVSIEKLSGKAIRSNAQPSFFDAIETVKGVQMITPSLGFKVINARGFTNTTNVRFVQMVDGADIQAPHIGAPMGNALGPSDLDIASVEIVPGSASALYGMNAINGTANFITKDAFHSQGLSFSQKTGVNHVGDKERGAAVYSESTLRWAKAFTPKFAVKLNVTYADGIDWYANNMTDLNPNANISTGLTGNANPGQDKVNNYADESGNRRTIMLNGRQYVVSRTGYAEKDMASYRLQNLKGDVTLAYRIKPDIMLSYTFRMAQSNTIYQRTNRFRLDNYITSQHSLTLKTNSLQAKLYVNTENTGNSYNIRSMAENIDRSYKSDNTWFNDFSSQFTSATSNGATVTAAMQEARNYADNGRPVPHSDKANQLISQLRDINNWDIGAALRVKSTMYHAEMQHTLTDDVLKELYNRHKLSLMYGLDYREYVVVPDGNYFINPVKAGANLTYWKVGGFVQATQYLLQQRLKINAVLRVDKNQYYSAKLNPRIAVVYSPVPQHNFRLAVQQGYRFPSLFEAFSNINSGGVKRVGGLPVMSNGIFENSYLRASIDAFQAANTNDVNNNGLTINQAMEKNQGLLRRNNYTYLKPEEVKGIEAGYRTELLDGKLTLDVDFYFNRYSNLMAQVEANIPRNTTPDSLLYYLNNRQGQDRYRLWTNSKTISNNYGGTLGATWQLPHTYKLGGNVTLAKLARTSQNDGLEDGFNTPSWIYNINFGNPALTSHVGFELNYRWQSSYLWQSSLATGQVAAYHTLDAQVQYHTTANKLTVKLGATNLLNQYYYSFIGGPSIGGFYYTTITIAM; encoded by the coding sequence ATGGCATTACCTATCCGTTGGCCAATAGCCTTACTATTCGCCTCCCTTGCCTCATCCAAAGCCCGGACGCAAACACCAAAAACCGACAGTACCCAAACGCAGGAACTGGAAAGTGTGGTGGTATCGGCCTCGCGCAAAACAGAAAACAAACTACAGGCGCCGGTAAGCATTGAAAAACTATCTGGCAAAGCTATCAGAAGCAATGCACAGCCTTCTTTTTTTGATGCTATTGAAACAGTAAAAGGCGTTCAGATGATTACCCCCAGCCTGGGTTTTAAAGTGATTAATGCCCGTGGTTTTACCAACACTACCAACGTACGTTTTGTGCAAATGGTAGATGGCGCCGACATACAGGCCCCGCATATTGGCGCCCCTATGGGCAATGCCCTCGGCCCCAGCGACCTGGATATAGCCAGCGTGGAAATTGTACCTGGTTCGGCTTCGGCACTCTATGGTATGAACGCTATCAACGGCACCGCCAACTTTATTACCAAAGACGCCTTTCACTCACAGGGCCTTAGCTTTTCGCAAAAAACCGGCGTAAACCATGTGGGCGATAAAGAACGTGGCGCAGCGGTATATTCGGAATCTACCCTGCGGTGGGCCAAAGCCTTTACCCCAAAATTTGCCGTAAAGCTGAACGTTACTTATGCCGATGGTATTGACTGGTACGCCAACAACATGACCGATTTAAACCCTAATGCCAACATCTCTACCGGCCTTACCGGCAATGCCAACCCGGGCCAGGATAAGGTGAACAACTATGCCGATGAGTCGGGCAACAGACGCACCATTATGCTCAACGGCAGGCAATATGTAGTAAGCCGCACCGGCTATGCCGAAAAAGACATGGCCAGCTACCGCCTGCAAAACCTCAAAGGCGATGTAACACTGGCTTATCGCATAAAGCCGGATATCATGCTTTCCTATACCTTTCGCATGGCGCAAAGCAACACTATCTACCAGCGAACCAATCGCTTCAGACTGGACAACTACATCACCTCTCAGCATAGCCTTACGTTAAAAACCAATAGCCTGCAGGCCAAACTGTATGTGAACACCGAAAACACCGGCAACTCGTACAACATTCGCTCTATGGCCGAAAACATTGACCGCTCTTATAAATCGGACAATACCTGGTTTAACGATTTCAGCAGCCAGTTTACCAGCGCCACCAGCAACGGAGCCACCGTTACCGCTGCCATGCAGGAAGCCAGGAACTATGCCGATAACGGACGCCCTGTGCCACATTCAGACAAAGCCAATCAACTGATCAGCCAGCTGCGTGACATTAACAACTGGGATATAGGTGCCGCCCTGCGTGTAAAAAGCACCATGTACCATGCAGAAATGCAACACACGTTAACAGATGATGTATTAAAAGAATTATACAATCGCCATAAACTGTCGTTGATGTATGGACTTGATTACCGCGAATATGTAGTAGTGCCCGATGGCAACTATTTCATCAACCCCGTAAAAGCCGGCGCCAACCTCACCTATTGGAAAGTGGGCGGCTTTGTACAAGCGACACAATACCTGCTACAGCAACGTTTAAAAATAAACGCCGTACTGCGTGTTGATAAAAACCAATACTATTCTGCCAAACTTAACCCCAGGATAGCCGTAGTATACTCTCCCGTGCCACAACACAACTTTCGCCTGGCTGTGCAGCAGGGCTATCGCTTCCCCAGCCTGTTTGAAGCCTTTTCCAACATCAACAGCGGCGGCGTAAAACGTGTAGGTGGCTTACCGGTAATGAGCAATGGTATTTTTGAAAACAGTTATCTGCGCGCCTCCATTGATGCTTTCCAAGCAGCCAACACCAATGATGTAAACAACAACGGACTTACCATTAACCAGGCTATGGAAAAAAACCAGGGACTGCTGCGCCGGAACAACTATACCTATCTGAAACCGGAAGAGGTAAAAGGTATAGAAGCCGGCTACCGTACCGAGTTGCTGGATGGCAAATTAACGCTGGATGTGGACTTTTATTTTAACCGCTATAGCAACCTGATGGCGCAGGTAGAAGCCAATATACCCCGCAATACCACCCCTGACAGCCTGCTGTATTACCTCAACAACCGCCAGGGTCAGGATCGTTACCGCCTGTGGACCAACTCTAAAACCATCAGCAATAACTACGGTGGCACCCTGGGCGCAACCTGGCAGTTGCCACATACTTACAAACTGGGCGGCAATGTAACACTGGCCAAACTGGCCCGCACCTCGCAAAACGATGGTTTGGAAGATGGCTTTAACACGCCTTCCTGGATATACAATATCAATTTCGGAAACCCCGCACTTACCAGTCATGTAGGCTTTGAACTCAACTACCGCTGGCAAAGCAGTTACCTGTGGCAATCGTCACTGGCCACCGGGCAGGTAGCCGCCTATCATACACTGGATGCGCAGGTGCAATATCATACTACTGCCAATAAGCTTACGGTAAAACTGGGGGCAACCAATTTGCTGAATCAATATTATTATTCGTTTATTGGCGGGCCTTCTATTGGAGGGTTTTATTATACTACTATTACCATTGCTATGTAA
- a CDS encoding beta-L-arabinofuranosidase domain-containing protein gives MKMYKRLFRIILLVAVGMQEGNVARAQNGDQILDGIGETGMIARYVFNGDTKDWSRNTLHGKAQGAGVTFINDTKFGKVLSLPGDSSAFVTLPGEAFTDLESLSISGWVLLRSKQPGQYLFDFGKDAGKHFFAAPTGANGKEGFQAQITAAKTDKSGAVAPAIELNKWVHLAIVIDVPTQTMTTYVNSKPVAKSKDIPQELSAVFSQQAGEKPFLYIGKSLLPGNPGLNALLHDFRIYRVPLSHQQVAGIFRNAQRGVNDGAVNTTAKKEDDLPHFSPTTPQLYNAYLTKVSDVAVETETGNLPRLPSYVTGTYKDNRKGPLVRVLWPEAIDNTAVATPGQYTVTGRVAGTSFQPRALVTIKNAGRPALPAVKLEPFALQQVTLTGDIHGHATKFIENRNKFIDTLAKTDPNSFLYMFRQAFGQPQPAGARPLGVWDSEDTKLRGHATGHYLTAIAQAYAGTGYDKALQANFAAKMEYMVNTLYQLSQLSGKPKEAGGAYVADATAVPPAPGKSVYDSELSEAGIRTDYWNWGTGFISAYPPDQFIMLEKGAKYGGQKTQIWAPYYTLHKILAGLMDIYEVSGNKKALDIAAGMGDWVYARLSKVPADTLIKMWNTYIAGEFGGMNEAMARLYRLTGKQDYLKTAQLFDNIRVFYGDKAHTHGLAKNVDIFRGLHANQHIPQIVGSIEMYRVSHNPDYYKIADNFWYKTVNDYMYSIGGVAGARNPANAECFISQPATLYENGFSGEGQNETCATYNMLKLTSDLFMFDQKAEYMDYYERALYNDILASVAENSPANTYHIPLRPGSVKQFSNEDMTGFTCCNGTALESSTKLQNSIYFKSTDNQALYVNLYIPSTLEWTARNITVEQTTDFPKADNSRLTIKGSGTFDVYVRVPDWATKGFFVKINGKDQSLTAKPGSYLKISRSWKDGDVVDVKMPFQFHLAPVMDQQNIASLFYGPVLLAAQEPAARKDWRTITLDGKDISKSIKGDPQQLQFTIGDVAFKPFYETYGRHSVYLDVKLK, from the coding sequence ATGAAAATGTACAAAAGGCTTTTTCGTATTATCCTGCTCGTAGCTGTTGGAATGCAGGAAGGGAATGTTGCCCGGGCGCAAAATGGAGATCAGATACTGGATGGCATTGGAGAAACAGGCATGATTGCACGCTATGTGTTTAACGGAGATACTAAAGACTGGTCGCGCAATACACTGCATGGTAAAGCACAGGGCGCCGGTGTTACATTTATAAACGACACTAAGTTTGGGAAGGTACTGTCTTTACCGGGGGATAGCAGTGCTTTTGTTACCCTGCCAGGGGAAGCATTCACCGACCTGGAATCGCTGAGTATATCCGGATGGGTATTGTTACGTTCTAAACAGCCGGGTCAGTATTTGTTTGATTTTGGAAAAGATGCCGGCAAGCATTTTTTTGCAGCGCCAACTGGTGCCAACGGAAAGGAAGGCTTTCAGGCACAGATAACAGCCGCAAAAACGGATAAAAGCGGTGCGGTAGCCCCGGCAATAGAGTTGAATAAATGGGTACACCTGGCTATTGTAATAGATGTGCCTACCCAAACCATGACAACCTACGTGAACAGCAAACCGGTAGCTAAGTCAAAAGATATTCCACAGGAACTATCAGCCGTATTCTCCCAGCAAGCGGGCGAAAAACCATTCCTCTATATAGGCAAATCATTGTTGCCGGGCAATCCTGGTTTAAATGCCTTACTGCACGATTTTCGTATTTACCGTGTACCGCTGAGTCATCAGCAGGTAGCAGGCATTTTCCGCAATGCCCAGCGTGGCGTTAACGATGGTGCGGTAAACACCACGGCAAAAAAGGAAGACGACCTGCCGCATTTTTCACCCACTACACCACAGCTGTATAATGCGTATTTAACTAAGGTGTCTGACGTAGCAGTGGAAACAGAAACAGGCAATCTGCCCCGCTTACCCAGTTATGTAACCGGTACTTATAAGGATAATAGAAAAGGGCCGTTGGTGCGTGTGCTGTGGCCGGAAGCGATAGATAATACGGCTGTGGCTACACCCGGACAATACACGGTTACAGGCCGTGTAGCCGGAACCAGTTTTCAGCCCAGGGCATTGGTTACTATAAAAAATGCAGGCCGACCCGCTCTGCCTGCTGTAAAGCTGGAACCGTTTGCCTTACAACAGGTAACGCTTACCGGGGATATACATGGACATGCCACCAAGTTTATTGAAAACAGGAACAAGTTTATAGATACATTGGCCAAAACAGATCCTAACTCGTTTTTGTATATGTTCCGCCAGGCTTTTGGCCAGCCGCAACCGGCAGGCGCCAGGCCTTTAGGCGTATGGGATAGTGAGGATACCAAATTAAGAGGACATGCTACAGGCCACTATCTCACTGCTATAGCACAAGCTTATGCCGGCACCGGGTACGATAAAGCACTCCAGGCGAATTTTGCCGCTAAAATGGAGTATATGGTCAATACCCTTTACCAGCTGTCGCAGTTATCCGGAAAGCCCAAAGAAGCAGGTGGCGCCTATGTGGCCGATGCTACCGCAGTGCCACCCGCACCCGGAAAATCAGTATACGATTCCGAACTGAGCGAGGCAGGCATCCGCACCGATTACTGGAACTGGGGCACCGGCTTTATCAGCGCTTACCCGCCCGATCAGTTTATCATGCTGGAAAAAGGAGCGAAGTATGGCGGACAAAAAACACAGATATGGGCGCCTTACTATACCCTGCATAAAATTCTGGCCGGCTTAATGGATATATATGAAGTAAGTGGTAATAAAAAAGCGCTGGACATAGCTGCGGGCATGGGCGATTGGGTGTATGCCCGTCTGAGCAAGGTGCCTGCCGACACGCTGATAAAAATGTGGAATACCTACATTGCCGGTGAGTTTGGCGGCATGAACGAAGCTATGGCCCGCCTGTACAGGCTTACCGGTAAACAGGATTACCTGAAAACAGCGCAGTTGTTTGATAATATCCGCGTGTTCTATGGCGATAAAGCACACACACACGGACTGGCTAAAAACGTAGACATCTTCCGTGGCCTGCATGCCAACCAGCATATTCCCCAGATAGTAGGCAGTATAGAAATGTACCGCGTAAGTCACAACCCCGACTATTACAAAATAGCCGATAACTTCTGGTATAAAACAGTGAATGATTATATGTACAGCATAGGAGGGGTAGCAGGCGCACGCAATCCGGCCAATGCAGAATGTTTTATCAGCCAGCCGGCCACCTTATACGAAAACGGCTTTTCCGGCGAAGGACAAAACGAAACCTGCGCCACCTACAATATGCTCAAGCTCACCAGCGATCTGTTTATGTTTGACCAGAAGGCAGAATATATGGATTACTACGAGCGTGCGCTGTACAATGATATCCTGGCTTCTGTAGCCGAGAACAGCCCCGCCAATACTTATCATATACCGCTAAGGCCAGGGAGTGTAAAGCAATTCAGTAATGAAGATATGACGGGCTTTACCTGCTGTAACGGCACTGCATTAGAAAGCAGCACCAAACTGCAAAACTCTATTTACTTTAAAAGCACCGATAACCAGGCCTTGTATGTAAACCTGTACATACCTTCTACATTGGAATGGACAGCGCGTAACATCACCGTAGAGCAAACCACCGATTTTCCTAAGGCCGATAACTCCCGCCTTACTATCAAGGGCAGCGGCACGTTTGATGTGTATGTGCGTGTGCCGGACTGGGCCACCAAAGGCTTTTTTGTAAAAATCAACGGTAAAGACCAATCCCTCACCGCCAAGCCCGGCAGCTACCTGAAAATAAGCCGCAGCTGGAAAGATGGTGATGTGGTGGATGTAAAAATGCCATTCCAGTTTCACCTGGCTCCGGTAATGGATCAGCAAAACATCGCCAGCCTGTTTTATGGGCCGGTATTGCTGGCCGCACAGGAGCCAGCGGCAAGAAAAGACTGGCGCACAATTACACTGGATGGAAAAGATATCAGTAAATCTATTAAAGGCGATCCACAGCAGCTGCAGTTTACCATTGGGGATGTAGCGTTTAAACCTTTTTACGAAACATACGGAAGGCACTCTGTGTACCTAGATGTGAAGTTGAAGTAG
- a CDS encoding sensor histidine kinase has protein sequence MDNPAKTKDLLAEVEELRRQLGEANDTIEAIRTGQVDAFVVENGNGHELYTLLTADRAYRMFIEKMNEGVVNLTTDGIILYANSRFAEMVQQQLSHVIGMSFYDYAEAAFRPQLLALMQARQEGDSKGELQLLAGKQGIPVQLSLTTLEQAEGHTVNIILTDLSSQKAAQKQLENANIQLAQTNETLETRNHDLQQFASVASHDLQEPLRKVMLYSNIIKESFAAGLGGKGIAYVDKIIKASERMKRLIIEILNYSKLSAGEGDYIVTDINTVITDILEDFELLIAEKNATVIAGHLPTLEVNPGQIRQVLQNLLSNALKFGRNNVPLTITITAERLQEKSFESRRQTDGPYCLLNIADNGIGFDQKYALQIFSLFERLNSKDQYEGTGIGLAISKKIIDSHKGLIRAVSNPDQGALFQVVLPVRHT, from the coding sequence ATGGATAATCCAGCAAAAACAAAAGACTTACTGGCCGAGGTGGAAGAGTTGCGCAGGCAGCTGGGCGAAGCCAATGATACCATAGAAGCTATACGCACAGGACAGGTAGACGCTTTTGTGGTAGAAAACGGTAATGGCCACGAGCTGTATACTTTATTAACTGCCGACAGGGCTTACCGCATGTTCATTGAAAAAATGAATGAAGGCGTGGTAAACCTTACAACAGATGGTATCATACTGTATGCCAACTCCCGTTTTGCAGAGATGGTGCAGCAGCAATTATCACATGTAATAGGCATGTCTTTTTACGACTATGCCGAGGCAGCTTTCCGCCCGCAGTTATTGGCATTAATGCAGGCCAGACAGGAGGGGGATAGCAAAGGCGAATTACAATTACTGGCAGGTAAACAGGGTATTCCCGTTCAGTTATCTTTAACCACTCTGGAGCAGGCAGAGGGGCATACGGTAAATATTATTCTTACCGATCTTTCCAGTCAGAAAGCTGCCCAAAAGCAATTGGAAAACGCCAACATACAACTGGCGCAAACCAATGAAACTTTGGAAACCCGTAATCACGATTTACAGCAATTCGCTTCCGTAGCCTCACACGACCTGCAGGAACCCCTGCGAAAAGTAATGTTGTATTCTAATATTATTAAAGAAAGCTTTGCTGCTGGTTTAGGCGGTAAAGGCATAGCGTATGTAGATAAGATAATCAAAGCCAGCGAGCGAATGAAAAGGCTGATTATTGAGATATTGAATTATTCCAAACTATCGGCTGGTGAAGGAGATTATATTGTTACAGATATCAACACCGTTATCACGGATATCCTGGAAGATTTTGAATTGCTGATAGCAGAGAAGAACGCCACGGTGATAGCCGGCCATCTGCCTACGCTGGAGGTAAACCCCGGACAGATACGCCAGGTGTTGCAAAACCTGCTATCCAATGCACTGAAGTTTGGCCGTAACAACGTGCCACTCACCATTACTATCACTGCCGAACGCTTGCAGGAAAAATCCTTTGAAAGCAGGCGACAAACAGATGGTCCGTATTGTTTGCTCAACATAGCGGATAACGGTATTGGGTTTGACCAGAAATATGCTTTACAGATCTTCTCCTTATTCGAAAGGTTGAATTCGAAAGATCAATACGAAGGAACCGGCATTGGCTTAGCCATCTCTAAAAAAATAATCGACAGCCACAAAGGGCTTATCCGCGCTGTAAGCAACCCCGATCAGGGGGCGCTTTTCCAGGTAGTGTTACCTGTCAGGCATACCTGA
- a CDS encoding circadian clock KaiB family protein: protein MQNNQHATTTNREEDSNTYVLRLFITGATPNSLRAVTNLREICEAHLPGKYTLEIVDVYQQPAVAKQEQLIALPLLIKKFPLPERRMIGDLSDRQKVLNALMLNG from the coding sequence ATGCAAAACAATCAACATGCAACAACAACAAACAGGGAAGAAGATAGCAATACCTACGTGTTAAGGCTGTTTATTACCGGTGCCACTCCCAATTCGTTGCGTGCGGTTACTAACCTGCGGGAAATTTGCGAAGCACATCTTCCCGGGAAATATACGTTGGAAATAGTAGATGTATACCAGCAACCGGCAGTTGCCAAACAAGAACAGTTAATAGCACTACCTTTACTGATAAAGAAATTTCCCTTACCGGAAAGGCGTATGATCGGCGACCTATCAGACAGGCAAAAGGTATTGAATGCATTAATGTTGAATGGCTAA
- a CDS encoding circadian clock KaiB family protein, translating into MLKSKTKQSRPKEERWQLRLYIAGNTPKSSTALINLKRYCEQHLAGRYELEVVDLLMNPQLAAGDQILAIPTLVRKVPVPVRKIIGDLSNEEKVLVGLDIRPIK; encoded by the coding sequence ATGCTAAAAAGTAAAACAAAACAAAGCAGGCCAAAGGAAGAACGATGGCAATTGCGGTTGTATATAGCCGGCAACACGCCCAAATCAAGCACGGCTTTAATCAATTTAAAAAGGTATTGCGAACAGCATCTGGCTGGCCGTTACGAACTGGAAGTGGTGGATTTGCTCATGAACCCACAACTGGCGGCAGGCGATCAGATATTGGCAATTCCTACCCTGGTGCGAAAAGTACCCGTTCCGGTACGTAAAATTATCGGAGACCTGTCTAACGAAGAAAAGGTGTTGGTCGGCCTTGATATAAGACCGATAAAATAA
- the kaiC gene encoding circadian clock protein KaiC: MASPKKKNILTKALTGISGFDEITQGGLPAGRPTLICGSAGAGKTLFSIEFIVRGAVQLGEPGVIITFEEKAEDLESNVSSLGFDLKKLQRDNLLRIDYVHIDRSEIEETGEYDLSGLFIRLDHAINQIGAKRVMLDTIENLFGGLGNNGILRAELRRLFGWLKEKGVTAIITGETGEGQLTRHGLEEYVSDCVIFLDHRVINQISTRLLRVVKYRGSLHGTNEYPFLIDEEGISVLPVTSLLMDAQISSQRVSSGIPALDRMLGGKGFYRAGSILVSGTPGTGKTSIAAAFAKATCERKERCLYFAFEESAPQIVRNLQSINIDLGSYIEKGLLQIHSSRPTSHGLEMHLVVMHKLVKKFKPRTVVIDPITNLSTIGSMQEVKSMLTRLIDFLQGEGITVMFTALVFENQTNLQTDEGISSLVDAWILVKDIEANGERNRGLYIMKSRGMKHSNQVREFVITDSGIDLIDVYLGADGVLVGSAREAQQLNEVTGIELRSHALGRKDREVDRKRLVLEAKIASLREEFESVQDELNKSFLEEDLKKEIMEKNRVAITQSRNTKSTGNAKK; the protein is encoded by the coding sequence ATGGCAAGTCCAAAAAAGAAAAACATACTCACCAAGGCATTAACAGGCATTTCTGGTTTTGATGAAATAACCCAGGGCGGATTGCCGGCCGGGCGTCCTACGCTTATCTGCGGTAGTGCCGGAGCAGGTAAAACCCTGTTTTCTATTGAATTTATTGTTCGCGGAGCGGTTCAATTGGGCGAGCCGGGTGTTATTATCACGTTTGAAGAGAAAGCAGAAGACCTGGAGTCCAATGTGTCTTCGCTGGGGTTTGATTTAAAGAAACTACAGCGGGACAACCTGTTGCGGATTGATTATGTACACATTGACCGTTCTGAAATTGAAGAAACCGGCGAATACGATCTTTCCGGTTTGTTTATCCGGCTGGATCACGCTATTAACCAGATAGGCGCTAAACGGGTAATGCTGGATACCATAGAAAACCTGTTTGGCGGATTAGGCAATAATGGTATACTGCGGGCAGAACTGAGGCGTTTGTTCGGATGGCTGAAAGAGAAAGGAGTAACCGCCATTATTACCGGTGAAACAGGCGAGGGGCAGTTAACCCGTCACGGACTGGAAGAGTATGTATCGGACTGTGTTATTTTCCTCGATCATCGCGTCATCAATCAAATATCCACACGCCTGCTGCGGGTGGTAAAGTATCGTGGTTCGCTGCATGGCACCAATGAGTATCCTTTCCTGATAGATGAAGAAGGTATTTCTGTATTACCGGTAACCTCGTTGCTGATGGATGCCCAAATATCTTCCCAGCGGGTGTCGTCCGGTATTCCGGCGCTGGACAGGATGCTGGGTGGAAAAGGTTTTTACCGTGCAGGCAGTATACTGGTTTCGGGTACGCCGGGAACTGGCAAAACAAGTATTGCCGCCGCCTTTGCCAAGGCCACCTGCGAAAGGAAAGAACGTTGTCTTTATTTCGCATTTGAGGAATCTGCTCCACAAATTGTTCGCAACCTCCAGTCTATTAATATTGATCTGGGGAGCTATATAGAAAAAGGTTTATTGCAAATACATTCTTCCCGGCCTACTTCTCATGGCCTGGAAATGCACCTGGTGGTGATGCACAAACTGGTTAAAAAGTTCAAACCCCGAACGGTGGTTATCGATCCCATTACCAATCTTAGCACTATAGGGTCAATGCAGGAGGTGAAGTCGATGCTCACCCGCCTGATCGATTTCCTGCAAGGCGAAGGCATTACGGTGATGTTTACAGCGCTGGTGTTTGAAAACCAGACAAACCTGCAAACAGATGAAGGTATTTCTTCGCTGGTTGATGCGTGGATATTAGTGAAGGATATAGAAGCCAACGGCGAGCGTAACCGGGGACTGTACATTATGAAGTCGCGGGGTATGAAGCACAGTAACCAGGTAAGGGAATTTGTAATTACCGATAGTGGTATAGATTTAATAGATGTATACCTGGGTGCCGATGGGGTGCTGGTGGGTTCGGCCCGCGAAGCACAGCAACTCAATGAGGTTACCGGAATTGAACTGCGTAGCCATGCATTGGGTAGAAAAGACCGGGAAGTAGACCGGAAGCGGCTGGTGTTGGAAGCAAAAATTGCTTCCCTGCGTGAAGAATTTGAATCGGTGCAGGACGAACTGAATAAATCCTTCCTGGAAGAAGACTTAAAAAAAGAAATTATGGAGAAAAACCGCGTTGCAATAACACAAAGCCGTAATACAAAGAGTACCGGAAATGCTAAAAAGTAA
- a CDS encoding histidine kinase: protein MTFRIYRSRYFIFTGILLFVCFAVIGIFISVQSGKRTRQISIDMATKVYQLKSAVVRNEFNHFLEGIHQVAPVIAQAPSAEVFQQQLPLIETLLLNHPAINNGWYAIVRGGDTLMRAVQKLSTSYSHPPLQSYQVNWISRQLAQTDSVAQTAGIISVADSLHWMTAHKIQLANATELALGLDINLVQLQHYLWSVDTTGRAYAFILNEDSVCITHPDESQLGKKLSLVAQPANSRHFLGDSVTSYETVNSTYLQLPVIRYYTPLHLWGQHWTLVVDTPVLAVDEDVKAVEKYMLILFVSTAIIILSLIAWAQTKWQNEFLLREQAERNRQELLAEKQALSLAAERQEKHNALLQLNTLKEKVNPHFLFNSLSSLNALIDQNQQLAKSFVMKLSKVYRYVLDDYPNGLVTVATELQFANEYFFLLKIRFGQALEPLQIEIADKHLAQHLPFMSLQTGIENAVKHNALSREAPLQISIRSEGNWIVVSNNLQPRKDVPDSGKQGLQYLASTYTYLDTPGFRHGVEGDTYTCYLPLLP from the coding sequence ATGACCTTCCGCATTTACAGATCGAGGTATTTCATTTTTACGGGCATATTATTATTCGTCTGCTTTGCTGTTATCGGCATTTTCATTTCTGTACAATCCGGTAAGCGCACCCGGCAGATTAGTATTGATATGGCCACTAAAGTGTACCAGTTAAAGTCGGCTGTAGTGCGCAATGAATTTAACCATTTCCTGGAGGGTATACACCAGGTAGCACCCGTGATAGCGCAGGCCCCTTCTGCTGAGGTGTTTCAACAGCAGCTGCCGCTTATTGAAACGCTGCTGCTCAATCACCCTGCTATAAACAATGGTTGGTACGCGATTGTACGCGGAGGCGATACCCTGATGCGTGCAGTACAGAAGCTATCCACCAGCTATAGCCATCCCCCCTTGCAGTCATACCAAGTAAACTGGATTAGCAGGCAACTGGCACAAACAGACAGCGTTGCGCAAACAGCGGGCATTATATCCGTAGCGGATTCGCTTCACTGGATGACCGCCCATAAAATCCAGTTGGCGAACGCTACAGAGCTTGCGTTAGGGCTGGATATTAACCTGGTGCAACTACAACACTATTTATGGAGTGTTGACACTACCGGCCGCGCCTATGCTTTTATATTGAATGAAGACAGTGTTTGCATTACCCACCCCGATGAAAGCCAGCTGGGTAAAAAGCTATCCCTTGTCGCCCAGCCAGCTAATAGCAGGCATTTTTTAGGAGACAGTGTTACCAGCTACGAAACGGTAAACTCCACCTACCTGCAACTGCCGGTGATCAGATACTATACACCTTTGCACCTGTGGGGGCAACATTGGACACTGGTGGTAGATACGCCTGTGCTGGCAGTGGATGAGGATGTAAAAGCGGTGGAGAAGTATATGCTGATACTGTTTGTGTCTACAGCCATCATTATACTATCGCTGATTGCCTGGGCGCAAACGAAGTGGCAGAACGAGTTTTTATTACGTGAACAGGCAGAAAGAAACCGGCAGGAATTACTGGCAGAAAAGCAGGCCCTGAGCCTGGCAGCAGAACGGCAGGAAAAGCATAACGCTTTGTTACAGCTGAACACATTGAAAGAAAAGGTAAACCCGCATTTCCTGTTTAACTCCCTCAGCTCGTTAAACGCCCTGATTGATCAGAACCAGCAACTGGCGAAGTCGTTTGTAATGAAACTTTCCAAAGTATACCGCTATGTGCTGGACGATTATCCAAATGGACTGGTAACGGTGGCTACAGAACTACAGTTTGCCAATGAATACTTCTTTCTGCTGAAAATACGGTTTGGGCAGGCATTGGAGCCCTTACAGATAGAGATAGCTGATAAACACCTGGCGCAACACCTCCCTTTTATGAGCCTGCAAACCGGGATAGAAAATGCGGTGAAGCATAATGCGCTTTCCCGCGAAGCACCTTTGCAGATAAGCATACGCAGCGAAGGCAACTGGATTGTAGTAAGCAACAACCTGCAACCGCGTAAAGATGTGCCGGATTCCGGCAAACAAGGGTTGCAGTACCTGGCCAGCACCTATACTTACCTGGACACTCCGGGTTTCCGGCATGGTGTGGAGGGAGATACTTACACCTGTTATCTTCCCTTGTTGCCCTAA